A stretch of the Melitaea cinxia chromosome 14, ilMelCinx1.1, whole genome shotgun sequence genome encodes the following:
- the LOC123659492 gene encoding enoyl-CoA delta isomerase 1, mitochondrial-like, which yields MFLRTIVNNAKRLAPNIRGMASQGPLVDLTVDNDGVAILTMQRPPVNSLNLDLLKELSNSLDEVARNKNTGLILTSSSSTVFSAGLDIMEMYKPDMKRAEQFWTTLQDVWLKLFGSNFVTAAAINGHAPAGGCLLAMSCEYRVMVSGKFTIGLNETALGIVAPTWFMDTMCHTIPVREAEYALTTARMFTVDEALKVGLVDEVATDKADAISKCKDFIEKFDNIPSLARAVTKQRIRQGAIERLQKNRKADLEDFLHYLNQPKIQQSLEMYIQMLKMKSSKN from the exons atgtttttacgTACAATTGTCAACAATGCCAAGCGCTTGGCTCCTAACATCAGAGGCATGGCTAGTCAAGGTCCATTAGTTGATTTAACAGTTGACAACGATGGAGTAGCCATCTTGACAATGCAGAGACCACCAGTCAACAGTCTCAACCTAGATTTGCTTAAAGAATTAAGTAACTCTCTCGATGAAGTCGCAAGAAATAAGAATACAGGATTAATTTTAACATCA tcatCATCAACAGTATTTTCAGCAGGACTCGACATTATGGAAATGTATAAACCTGATATGAAAAGAGCAGAACAATTCTGGACAACATTGCAAGACGTTTGGCTTAAACTATTTGGTTCAAATTTTGTGACTGCAGCAGCTATTAAT GGACATGCTCCTGCAGGTGGATGTTTATTGGCTATGTCATGTGAATACCGTGTAATGGTTAGCGGAAAATTCACTATCGGACTCAATGAAACAGCTTTAGGTATCGTTGCTCCAACATGGTTTATGGACACCATGTGTCACACCATACCCGTGCGGGAGGCGGAGTATGCGCTCACAACTGCCCGGATGTTTACAGTAGATGAGGCTCTAAAG gtTGGGCTCGTTGATGAGGTTGCGACTGACAAAGCCGATGCCATTTCGAAGTGTAAAGATTTTATTGAGAAGTTTGACAATATTCCATCATTAGCTAGAGCCGTAACAAAACAGAGAATACGGCAGGGAGCGATTGAGAGACttcaaaaaaatcgcaaagctGATCTCGAAGATTTCTTACATTACCTCAATCAACCTAAAATTCAACAAAGTCTCGAAATGTATATCCAGATGCTGAAAATGAAATCGTCAAAAAATTAa
- the LOC123659787 gene encoding dynein regulatory complex subunit 3-like, which produces MSEKKSLNSLIIHPDIEPGVIDNAMLTRCILEYGPKEEAGRLFAEEGVHLDEAQVVRLEFQHILRIDHLWMLKSLRKLTLAHNLIEKIENLEQLTGLNELDLSFNKIEKIENIDNLVNLEVLTLFHNKIRKLENMETLENLLVFSIGDNLIEDYKEMAYMRRFRKLRSVSFKGNPCCDDPMTNEFLKSALTRVTFLDYKLVTEEEREKGRALFRGLLRKLDEADESAEKERLAKEDYEAKVRFYAMSFVEYLSGPELLDSMFEKDPDGSLLLKVGGELLGFYEQYKEQYVETMAGLVEFAQEAYNLRQNEIRLFKDLVDNALEESVMKSKNVVEEFEQKKKPLISQMNEIISKFMSKQVTLEQLEPDILDAGEAFNDIIYDLWKKLMTIEMQLYEQCEESRVQFAVNMTEMITKLLEVSRNAFGAWREHEGMWSMRQFEALSKLLGNKIMLGDVPPELFEVMMDRDQMMNLVAQSSDNHMRFIDAREDLLMTRANNWRDELIKSTNDNEIKRNRDRILEIYYYIDNQREEWTDMQMSMTETVDPETAALLGDDF; this is translated from the exons atgtctgAGAAGAAATCACTGAATAGTCTCATAATTCATCCTGATATTGAGCCCGGCGTTATTGATAATGCTATGTTAACGCGATGTATTTTGGAATATG gtcCGAAAGAGGAGGCAGGACGCTTGTTCGCCGAGGAAGGTGTTCATTTAGACGAAGCTCAAGTTGTTAGACTTGAATTTCAGCATATTTTAAGAATTGACCATCTTTGGATGTTAAAATCGCTAAGAAAGTTAACTTTGGCAcacaatttaattgaaaaaattgaaaatctaGAACAGTTAACCGGACTGAATGAATTAGACTTAtcctttaataaaattgaaaaaattgaaaatatagatAATCTAGTAAACCTCGAAGTATTGACATTGTTTCATAATAAGATTAGGAAACTCGAAAACATGGAAACACTAGAAAACCTTTTGGTGTTTAGTATTGGTGATAATTTAATTGAAGATTACAAAGAG atgGCTTATATGAGAAGATTTCGTAAACTACGTTCTGTGAGTTTTAAGGGCAATCCTTGTTGCGATGATCCAATGACAAATGAGTTTTTAAAATCAGCTCTCACTCGTGTCACCTTTCTTGATTATAAATTAGTCACAGAAGAGGAACGGGAGAAAGGAAGAGCATTATTCCG AGGATTACTGCGTAAGTTGGATGAAGCAGATGAAAGTGCTGAAAAAGAAAGATTAGCGAAAGAGGATTATGAAGCAAAAGTCAGATTCTATGCGATGTCTTTTGTGGAATATTTGAGTGGTCCTGAGCTGTTGGATTCCATGTTCGAGAAAGATCCAGATGGATCATTGTTGCTTAAAGTCGGTGGAGAATTGCTGGGTTTTTATGAACA GTACAAAGAGCAATACGTTGAGACGATGGCTGGTCTGGTAGAATTTGCGCAAGAGGCATACAATTTGAGGCAGAATGAAATCAGGCTGTTTAAAGATTTAGTAGATAATGCTTTAGAAGAAAGCGTtatgaaaagtaaaaa TGTTGTGGAGGAGTTTGAGCAAAAGAAAAAACCGTTGATTTCCCAAATGAacgaaataataagtaaattcaTGAGTAAGCAAGTAACTTTAGAACAACTGGAGCCGGACATCTTAGACGCGGGCGAAGCTTTTAACGACATCATCTATGACTTATGGAAAAAATTGATGACCATCGAGATGCAGTTGTATGAGCAGTGCGAG GAATCTCGAGTACAATTTGCAGTGAATATGACAGAAATGATAACGAAGCTTCTAGAAGTATCGCGGAACGCATTCGGTGCGTGGCGCGAGCATGAAGGCATGTGGTCTATGCGACAGTTTGAAGCTCTTTCGAAGCTACTTggcaataaaataatgttagggGATGTACCCCCCGAACTTTTCGAG GTGATGATGGACAGGGATCAAATGATGAACTTAGTTGCGCAATCATCAGACAACCACATGCGATTTATCGACGCGCGGGAAGACCTGCTTATGACTCGTGCAAATAACTGGCGTGATGAACTTATTAAAAGCACTAATGA caatgaaattaaaagaaacaGAGACagaatattagaaatatattactaCATAGACAACCAACGTGAAGAATGGACGGATATGCAGATGAGTATGACTGAGACCGTTGATCCAGAAACAGCGGCTCTCTTGGGCGACGacttttag